Proteins co-encoded in one Nicotiana sylvestris chromosome 7, ASM39365v2, whole genome shotgun sequence genomic window:
- the LOC138874116 gene encoding uncharacterized protein — protein sequence MSAQAIHGILSISHLHLKLHLTAVYGLHTIETGKELWEELKGVNISIQRPWLVFGDFNIITDIDDRIDRALVSTEWLMTVVVTEVMIVNPGISDHTPLSIQLKEEVKRIPKPFKFLNCLADHKDFLKVVANTWCRTIGKQHMIDIWWKLKAMKKELKQMNHKNFINVGEKIEFYRQKLQNIQTQRGNHTQPDVLFEEEKEGSLKSRQAQKRIISLIDSNGDILQQSEDIAAIVVEVTSFYKKLLGSDVAQLPAINPEVTQDEVFQALISIDDHKAPGCDSYNALFFKKGWNVIGIDVTKVVLQFFIE from the exons ATGAGTGCTCAGGCCATTCATGGTATTCTTAGTATCTCTCATCTGCACCTAAAACTGCACTTGACAGCAGTTTATGGTTTGCATACTATTGAGACAGGGAAAGAGTTATGGGAAGAGTTGAAGGGAGTCAATATTTCTATCCAAAGGCCATGGTTAGTTTTTGGTGATTTCAATATTATAACTGACATAGATGACAG GATAGACAGAGCTCTTGTGAGTACAGAATGGTTGATGACAGTTGTTGTTACTGAAGTAATGATCGTAAACCCTGGGATTTCAGACCATACTCCACTAAGTATCCAACTGAAAGAAGAAGTGAAAAGAATTCCAAAGCCATTCAAATTCCTGAATTGCCTAGCAGATCATAAAGATTTTCTAAAAGTGGTGGCTAATACTTGGTGTAGGACTATAGGAAAGCAACACATGATAGATATATGGTGGAAACTAAAAGCAATGAAGAAAGAGTTGAAACAAATGaatcataaaaatttcataaATGTAGGGGAGAAGATTGAGTTCTATAGGCAGAAGTTGcaaaatattcaaacacaaaGGGGAAACCACACTCAACCAGATGTATTATTTGAAGAAGAGAAAGAAGGAAG TTTGAAGAGTAGACAGGCTCAGAAAAGGATCATAAGCCTTATTGATTCTAATGGTGATATTCTACAACAGTCAGAAGACATTGCTGCAATTGTTGTAGAGGTGACTAGTTTTTATAAAAAGCTATTAGGTAGTGATGTTGCTCAGTTACCAGCAATAAATCCTGAG GTAACTCAAGATGAAGTATTTCAAGCCCTTATTAGTATTGATGACCACAAAGCTCCTGGATGTGATAGTTATAATGCACTCTTTTTCAAGAAAGGTTGGAATGTGATTGGTATAGATGTTACTAAAGTTGTTCTCCAGTTTTTCATTGAATGA